One part of the Mycobacterium marinum genome encodes these proteins:
- a CDS encoding rhomboid family intramembrane serine protease, with the protein MLCKGTKRRGGAARMARHPRTPATQPEERPRWVTGGATILTFVALLYLVELIDQLTRHSLDLNGIRPLQTDGLWGIIFAPLLHANWAHLMANTVPLLVLGFLMTLAGLARFVWATAIVWILGGFGTWLIGNVGSSCGPTDHIGASGLIFGWLAFLLVFGLFVRKVWDIIIGLAVLFFYGGILLGALPRLGVCGGVSWQGHLCGALAGVVAAYFLSAPERKARELKKAGERPSSPKT; encoded by the coding sequence ATGCTCTGCAAGGGCACAAAGCGACGAGGAGGAGCGGCGCGTATGGCTAGACATCCGCGCACGCCAGCGACGCAGCCCGAGGAGCGGCCGCGCTGGGTGACCGGCGGAGCGACAATTCTGACTTTTGTCGCACTGCTGTATCTCGTTGAATTGATCGACCAGCTGACTCGGCATTCCCTGGACCTCAACGGCATCAGACCGCTGCAAACCGATGGCCTCTGGGGGATCATCTTCGCGCCGCTGCTGCACGCCAACTGGGCGCACCTGATGGCCAACACGGTTCCGCTGCTGGTGCTGGGTTTTCTGATGACGCTGGCCGGGTTGGCCCGGTTCGTCTGGGCCACCGCGATCGTGTGGATCCTCGGCGGGTTTGGCACTTGGCTGATCGGCAACGTCGGCAGCAGCTGCGGGCCCACCGATCACATCGGTGCCTCGGGTCTGATCTTCGGCTGGCTGGCTTTTCTGTTGGTCTTCGGATTGTTCGTCCGCAAGGTGTGGGACATCATCATCGGTCTGGCGGTGTTGTTCTTCTACGGCGGCATCCTGCTCGGCGCGTTGCCGCGGCTGGGAGTGTGCGGTGGCGTCTCCTGGCAGGGCCATCTGTGCGGTGCGCTCGCCGGCGTCGTGGCGGCGTATTTCTTGTCCGCTCCGGAACGCAAGGCTCGGGAGCTGAAAAAGGCCGGTGAACGGCCGTCAAGCCCGAAAACATGA
- a CDS encoding MoaD/ThiS family protein: MSVTVSIPTILRPQTGGQKRVTASGDTLGAVIDDLEANYSGIAERLIDNGKLHRFVNIYVNDEDVRFSGGLDTAIADGDTVTILPAVAGG; the protein is encoded by the coding sequence ATGAGCGTCACCGTGTCCATCCCGACCATCCTGCGACCGCAGACCGGTGGCCAAAAGCGCGTCACGGCCAGCGGTGACACCCTGGGGGCGGTCATCGACGACCTCGAAGCGAACTACTCGGGTATCGCTGAGCGGCTGATCGACAACGGCAAGTTGCACCGGTTCGTGAACATCTACGTCAATGACGAGGACGTGCGGTTCTCCGGCGGCTTGGACACCGCGATCGCCGACGGTGACACGGTCACCATCCTGCCGGCCGTGGCGGGCGGATGA
- a CDS encoding Mov34/MPN/PAD-1 family protein: protein MCCPERCKHREQKAAEVLVVRADLVDAILAHARRDHPDEACGVLAGPQGSDRPHRHIPMTNAERSPTFYRFDSGEQLAVWQEMEGAGEVPVVIYHSHTATDAYPSRTDIDLAAEPEAHYVLVCTRDPDRDELRSYRIIAGAVTEEPVNVVERY, encoded by the coding sequence ATGTGTTGCCCGGAGCGTTGCAAACATCGGGAACAGAAAGCCGCTGAGGTGTTGGTGGTCCGTGCCGACCTGGTCGATGCGATCCTCGCCCATGCGCGCCGCGATCATCCCGACGAGGCGTGCGGAGTGCTGGCCGGGCCGCAGGGATCCGACCGTCCCCACCGGCACATTCCGATGACCAACGCCGAGCGCTCGCCGACCTTCTACCGTTTCGACTCGGGCGAACAGCTTGCGGTGTGGCAAGAGATGGAAGGCGCCGGCGAGGTGCCGGTTGTGATCTACCACTCGCATACGGCCACCGACGCCTACCCGAGCCGCACTGATATCGATCTGGCCGCCGAGCCGGAGGCGCATTATGTTCTGGTCTGCACGCGCGATCCCGACCGCGATGAATTGCGCAGCTATCGGATCATCGCTGGTGCTGTGACCGAAGAACCCGTCAATGTCGTCGAGCGGTACTGA
- a CDS encoding P1 family peptidase — MSSITDIGGIRVGHYQRLDPDASLGAGWASGVTVVLAPPGTVGAVDCRGGAPGTRETDLLDPVNSVRFVDAVLLAGGSAYGLAAADGVMRWLEEHQRGVAMGTGVVPIVPGAVIFDLPVGGWGQRPTAEFGYLACAAAVSDQDPGATASLAVGTVGAGVGARAGVLKGGVGTASVKLPSGVTVGAVVVVNSVGNVVDPATGLPWMAELSGEFGLTRPPADQLDELARLPSPLDPQNAPQDRPLNTTIAVVATDAALSPAGCQRVAIAAQDGLARTIRPAHTPLDGDTVFALATGAVQVPHDPAIPAALSPETGLLTAVGAAAADCLAQAVLVGVIAAESVAGIPSYRDVLPGALQTSGTESR; from the coding sequence ATGAGCTCCATCACCGACATCGGGGGCATCCGCGTCGGGCATTACCAAAGGCTGGATCCGGACGCGTCCCTCGGCGCCGGTTGGGCATCGGGTGTCACGGTGGTGCTGGCGCCGCCCGGCACTGTCGGTGCGGTCGACTGTCGCGGTGGCGCGCCCGGAACCCGTGAGACCGATCTACTGGACCCGGTCAACAGCGTGCGCTTCGTGGACGCGGTGCTATTGGCAGGTGGCAGCGCCTACGGTCTGGCGGCCGCTGACGGTGTCATGCGCTGGCTGGAGGAACATCAGCGCGGTGTGGCGATGGGCACCGGTGTGGTGCCGATCGTTCCGGGCGCAGTAATTTTCGATCTGCCCGTCGGCGGGTGGGGGCAGCGTCCCACCGCCGAATTCGGCTACTTGGCCTGTGCCGCTGCGGTCAGCGATCAGGACCCGGGCGCCACTGCGTCGCTGGCGGTCGGGACAGTTGGCGCGGGCGTGGGGGCGCGCGCCGGCGTCCTCAAAGGTGGCGTGGGGACCGCGTCGGTCAAGCTGCCCTCCGGTGTGACAGTCGGTGCCGTGGTGGTGGTGAACTCCGTCGGCAATGTCGTGGATCCGGCCACCGGCCTGCCGTGGATGGCGGAACTTTCCGGCGAGTTCGGTCTCACCCGGCCACCGGCCGATCAGCTCGATGAGCTCGCCCGGCTGCCTTCTCCGCTGGATCCGCAAAACGCGCCCCAAGATCGGCCGCTGAACACCACCATTGCGGTGGTCGCCACGGATGCCGCGCTGAGTCCGGCGGGTTGCCAGCGGGTGGCGATCGCCGCCCAGGACGGGTTGGCCCGCACGATTCGTCCCGCGCACACACCGTTGGACGGGGACACCGTTTTCGCGCTGGCCACCGGTGCGGTGCAGGTACCCCATGATCCCGCCATTCCCGCCGCGTTGTCTCCCGAGACCGGGCTTCTCACCGCGGTGGGGGCCGCCGCGGCTGATTGCCTGGCCCAGGCGGTGCTGGTCGGTGTGATTGCCGCGGAGTCCGTTGCCGGAATACCGAGCTACCGCGATGTGTTGCCCGGAGCGTTGCAAACATCGGGAACAGAAAGCCGCTGA
- a CDS encoding DUF2017 domain-containing protein has product MRKWKRVETRNGPRFRSSLAPHEATLLKNLVGAMIGLLDERESTAPSDELEEITGIRTGHAQRPGDPTLRRLLPDFYKPGETDPMTLDSSETLNAALRSLHEPDIIDAKRATAQQLLDTVPEKGGRFELTEDGANAWVAAVNDLRLTLGVLLEVGPRGPERLPADHPLVAHYDVYQWLTVLQEYLVLVLMGKSAG; this is encoded by the coding sequence GTGCGCAAATGGAAGCGCGTTGAAACCCGCAACGGTCCTCGGTTTCGGTCGTCCTTAGCTCCGCACGAAGCGACCCTGCTCAAAAACTTGGTCGGCGCGATGATCGGCTTGTTGGATGAGCGTGAATCCACCGCGCCGTCGGATGAACTCGAGGAGATCACCGGCATCCGGACCGGCCATGCGCAGCGCCCGGGCGATCCGACGCTGCGCCGGCTGCTGCCGGATTTCTACAAACCCGGCGAGACCGACCCAATGACCCTCGACAGCTCCGAGACACTCAATGCCGCGTTGCGCAGCTTGCATGAGCCCGACATCATCGACGCCAAACGCGCTACCGCGCAGCAGCTGTTGGACACGGTTCCGGAGAAGGGGGGCCGCTTCGAGCTGACGGAAGACGGCGCCAATGCCTGGGTCGCCGCGGTCAACGACCTGCGCTTGACGCTGGGAGTCCTGCTTGAAGTTGGCCCCCGCGGACCCGAGCGCTTGCCCGCCGACCATCCGCTGGTCGCCCACTACGACGTCTATCAGTGGCTGACCGTTTTGCAGGAATATCTGGTGCTGGTCCTGATGGGGAAGTCGGCTGGATGA